In Rhipicephalus microplus isolate Deutch F79 chromosome 9, USDA_Rmic, whole genome shotgun sequence, one genomic interval encodes:
- the LOC142772186 gene encoding uncharacterized protein LOC142772186 translates to MGDRCGRSLHSRYEKKESKVKNKREREREREREREREREREKGRCTLEQRLRTRTDIAHVCRSRRRRRRRPTQGLVRPLRESPSLARHVPALFSRAFGALSRDRCAVLSTPPCIASTPPAAALKVVSITRRKEIDMTKNAKSLWRNIWVVSTNRSIDERKKRDDKICKEQ, encoded by the exons ATGGGGGACCGGTGCGGTCGCTCTCTACATAGCCGttacgagaaaaaagaaagtaaagtaAAAAACAAG agagagagagagagagagagagagagagagagagagagagagagagagagagagaaaggacgcTGCACCCTCGAGCAGCGCTTACGTACGCGAACAGATATAGCGCATGTTTGTCGATCtcgacgtcgtcgtcgtcggcgtCCGACTCAAGGACTTGTACGCCCATTGAGGGAAAGCCCGTCGCTTGCCAGGCACGTCCCGGCTCTCTTTTCGCGGGCGTTTGGCGCGCTCTCGCGAGACCGCTGCGCAGTTCTATCAACTCCGCCGTGTATCGCCTCGACGCCGCCCGCTGCTGCCCTCAAG GTCGTCAGTATCACGCGGAGAAAAGAGATCGACATGACGAAAAATGCCAAATCACTTTGGAGGAACATCTGGGTGGTCAGTACGAACAG